The sequence TGTGGTGTCACGCCTGCAGCGCCGCGGCCCACGCGCAACGAGCGATCGCGGTTTCATCGAAGCGGTCGTCTGGGGGTTGCGTACTGGCGCTCCGTGGCGGGACGGTCGGCCAATGGAGCACCGTCTACAAACGATTCCGGAGCTGGGCCCTGATGGGGAGGTGGGAGGCCCTGCGACGTGCGCTCGGCGGTCAGGAATCGCCCGCCGAGCTGCTGCTGATCGACAGCACGATCGTGAAAGCCTACCCGCATGGCGCCGGCGCGCGGAAAAGGGGGGCGGGCAGAGCAGCCAGGCCCAGGGGCGATCACGGGGTGGCTTCACCACGAAGGATCACGCTGCTGTCTCGGGCCGAGGAACGCTGGTGCGCTACGTGCTGACCGGCGGCGAGGTGAACGACGTGACGCAGGCGGACCGGTTGCTACGGGGGCTGCGCGGGCGAGCGGTGGTCGGAGACCGTGCCTACGACAGCGATGCCCTCCTGGCGTCCATCGCCGCGCAGGACATGGCGGCCGTCGTTCCTTTTCGCAGGAACCGC comes from Vulgatibacter sp. and encodes:
- a CDS encoding transposase, coding for MIDAAPRRGLTDRQWERMAPVVSRLQRRGPRATSDRGFIEAVVWGLRTGAPWRDGRPMEHRLQTIPELGPDGEVGGPATCARRSGIARRAAADRQHDRESLPAWRRRAEKGGGQSSQAQGRSRGGFTTKDHAAVSGRGTLVRYVLTGGEVNDVTQADRLLRGLRGRAVVGDRAYDSDALLASIAAQDMAAVVPFRRNRKVQRPLDAEAYAQRNVIERLFDRLVSCSLGRAGAGPSGQEAHFAHKRLCVGAPNWALQAFRRVATRYDRTASSYGAVVALASALVVLSGWTA